In Primulina eburnea isolate SZY01 chromosome 14, ASM2296580v1, whole genome shotgun sequence, the following proteins share a genomic window:
- the LOC140812718 gene encoding protein OBERON 4-like: MKKLRSSEDINSFGEKSVMKDWGKRDEDSALYRTSSSHRNTYYKSSDSGRKVVSRYERPDDDRESSRLVRKRSDYDSESYDRRKSHERHRDGNERGITSSSPRAGYGMDRMYRSESFCGPRREFPKGFRSERDRSRREGSVSSWRRFEGGKDGDDDIRNDGAEIGRGSRVESEEIGKARSPQGPRNTKSPAWSKDSGSEQSKGVEVKISEDMPVESSGRSSEREEGELDPDPQPLVSLTNREIKDRDAATLNSSLKDLSDCVDTETWQGKANALYEEKIDGSLVGGCEKLAESGLSNTVESNTVENVVNKNKEVPDSQDTLRAPPKTTRSVDENETIGENEHDGNKMEIRRQDHFEEDVKSLPFLEQKEGKGGDLELQAVDPGMNGKVGFVERTEKPLTEDTTKSLKDKGKCLAILPSNSVGVTETDLEIENEPMDLAKCGDTGTEGTSTRGFQFFSTVPIKNQERVEQSSHNKPQDDKLALELSLGLPNVLFPIGSHSRVPAPGSPSHARSIQSFHSSFRTNSDGFTASISFSGSQQFTHNPSCSLTHNAFDFEQSVGSKPLFQGVDWNALSADENKNKDVPAYRGTSSRGNSLHGQSQISQGNSSGQAELQQLNIGKCSKLPPGLDRQLSFNKHLSGAQAGGSFDNGPEYHRDRKQLLPEKDGGGSLKINNYNPDEKDHGSIVVSDFTESVITMIVSEPIHTMAQKFNDMTGQHMALLMEFVSDIFLNQAKQWQLSALQKALRKRADFTLDSLTNAHRVQLEILVALKTGLREYLLQKCEIPSADLAEIFLHRRCRNITCRSLLPADECDCKICVNQNGFCRECMCLVCSKFDMASNTCSWVGCDVCLHWCHADCGLRESHIRNGRSATGAHGTMEMQFHCLACEHPSEMFGFVKEVFINFVKEWTAENLLRELEHVRRIFCASEDARGKKLHEIANQMLSKLVDGAVLQDVQNQILTFFSESETLDTTSISIEAGKNFSTRNQNISNGSAGLSQGTGWTKTIRPTKTAPLENSIHLLPDFDRKRNDKYSISMDLLKNTQKKQVFDELESIVKVKQAEANMFQTRADDARREAEALKRISTKKDEMIEEEYKSRIAKLRLSEAEEMQKQKMEELQALDRVYQEYFNMRIRMESDIKDLLLKMEATRRNLPT; this comes from the exons ATGAAGAAGTTGAGGTCAAGTGAAGATATAAATTCATTTGGAGAGAAGAGTGTCATGAAAGACTGGGGAAAGAGGGATGAGGATTCAGCTTTATACCGCACGTCTTCCTCGCATAGGAACACTTACTACAAATCTTCTGACAGTGGGAGGAAAGTTGTATCTAGGTATGAGCGTCCAGATGATGATAGAGAGAGCTCTAGACTGGTCAGAAAACGATCGGATTACGATTCGGAAAGTTATGATCGGAGGAAGAGTCATGAGCGGCATAGAGATGGGAATGAGAGAGGTATCACAAGCTCTTCACCACGGGCTGGTTATGGAATGGATCGGATGTATCGGTCCGAGAGCTTTTGTGGACCCAGGAGAGAGTTTCCAAAGGGATTTAGGTCCGAGAGGGATCGGTCGAGGAGGGAGGGCAGTGTTTCATCATGGAGGAGGTTTGAAGGTGGGAAAGATGGTGATGATGACATTAGGAATGATGGTGCTGAGATAGGTCGAGGAAGTAGAGTGGAATCTGAGGAGATTGGTAAGGCGAGGTCCCCTCAGGGACCCAGGAATACAAAATCCCCAGCTTGGTCTAAGGACTCCGGCAGTGAGCAGTCGAAGGGTGTCGAAGTCAAGATATCTGAAGACATGCCAGTGGAAAGTAGTGGTCGGAGCAGTGAAAGAGAAGAAGGGGAACTGGATCCTGATCCACAACCCCTCGTCTCTTTGACCAATAGAGAGATTAAAGATAGAGATGCTGCGACATTGAACTCCTCACTAAAGGATTTAAGTGATTGCGTTGACACTGAAACCTGGCAGGGCAAAGCAAATGCTTTGTATGAAGAAAAAATAGATGGGAGTTTAGTGGGTGGCTGTGAGAAGCTAGCGGAAAGTGGATTATCTAACACTGTTGAATCTAACACTGTTGAGAATGTTGTGAACAAGAATAAAGAAGTACCAGATTCTCAGGATACCCTTAGAGCACCCCCAAAGACTACCAGAAGCGTAGATGAAAATGAAACAATTGGAGAAAATGAGCATGATGGCAACAAAATGGAGATCAGAAGACAGGACCATTTTGAGGAGGATGTGAAGTCATTACCTTTTCTAGAACAAAAGGAAGGGAAGGGTGGTGATCTTGAATTGCAGGCAGTTGATCCTGGTATGAATGGCAAGGTGGGATTTGTCGAAAGAACTGAAAAACCTTTGACTGAGGATACAACAAAAAGTTTGAAGGATAAGGGCAAATGTCTTGCCATATTGCCCTCTAACTCTGTTGGCGTTACGGAAACTGATTTGGAGATTGAAAATGAACCTATGGACCTTGCAAAATGTGGAGATACTGGAACTGAAGGGACAAGTACCAGAGGATTTCAATTTTTCTCCACTGTTCCAATTAAGAATCAAGAGAGAGTTGAGCAATCAAGTCACAATAAGCCGCAAGATGATAAGTTGGCTCTTGAGCTTTCCCTTGGCTTGCCAAATGTTTTATTTCCCATTGGTTCTCATAGTAGAGTTCCGGCTCCTGGTTCTCCTAGTCATGCAAGAAGCATTCAGTCCTTTCATAGCTCCTTCCGGACAAATTCTGATGGATTTACTGCTTCAATATCCTTCTCCGGCTCTCAGCAGTTCACTCATAATCCGAGCTGTTCCCTGACTCACAATGCATTTGATTTTGAGCAATCTGTTGGCAGTAAGCCTTTGTTTCAAGGGGTGGATTGGAATGCTTTGTCAGCAGATGAGAATAAGAATAAAGATGTTCCAGCATATCGAGGCACGTCATCCAGAGGAAATAGCTTGCACGGCCAGTCTCAAATATCTCAAGGTAATTCTAGTGGACAAGCTGAGCTACAACAGCTGAACATAGGGAAATGCTCGAAATTACCACCGGGACTTGATAGACAGTTAAGTTTTAACAAGCACTTATCTGGAGCACAAGCTGGTGGATCGTTTGATAATGGACCAGAATATCATAGAGATAGGAAACAATTATTGCCAGAGAAAGATGGCGGTGGATCactaaaaatcaataattataACCCTGATGAAAAAGACCATGGATCAATCGTTGTATCTGACTTTACCGAGTCTGTAATCACTATGATAGTTTCTGAACCTATACATACAATGGCCCAGAAATTCAATGATATGACGGGACAGCACATGGCGCTCTTGATGGAGTTTGTCTCTGACATCTTCTTGAATCAAGCTAAGCAGTGGCAGCTGAGTGCTTTGCAGAAGGCATTGAGGAAAAGGGCAGATTTTACCTTGGATTCATTAACTAATGCACATCGTGTTCAGTTGGAGATCTTGGTGGCTTTGAAGACAGGGCTTCGAGAATATCTTCTACAGAAATGCGAAATCCCATCTGCCGATTTGGCCGAGATATTTCTACACCGGAGATGTAGAAATATCACTTGCCGAAGCCTTCTGCCCGCCGATGAGTGTGACTGCAAAATATGTGTGAATCAGAATGGTTTCTGCCGGGAGTGCATGTGTCTTGTGTGTTCGAAGTTTGACATGGCATCCAACACGTGCAGTTGGGTTGGTTGTGATGTATGTCTACATTGGTGCCATGCGGATTGTGGATTACGAGAATCACATATCAGGAACGGACGTAGTGCAACAGGTGCTCATGGCACCATGGAAATGCAATTCCATTGTCTTGCCTGTGAGCATCCTTCCGAAATGTTTGGTTTTGTGAAGGAAGTTTTCATTAACTTTGTGAAAGAATGGACAGCTGAGAACCTCTTGAGGGAACTTGAACATGTGAGAAGAATATTCTGTGCCAGTGAGGATGCAAGAGGGAAAAAGCTGCATGAAATTGCCAACCAGATGTTATCTAAATTAGTTGATGGAGCTGTACTTCAGGATGTGCAAAACCAAATTTTGACCTTTTTCTCTG AAAGCGAAACACTTGACACTACAAGCATTTCTATCGAAGCCGGAAAGAACTTCTCGACGCGAAACCAAAATATCAGCAATGGCAGTGCTGGGCTGAGCCAAGGAACTGGGTGGACAAAAACCATCCGTCCGACTAAGACTGCACCTCTCGAAAACTCTATCCATTTACTTCCTGATTTTGACAGAAAAAGGAATGACAAATACTCGATAAGCATGGATTTGCtgaaaaatacccaaaaaaaaCAGGTTTTCGACGAATTGGAGAGTATTGTAAAAGTCAAACAAGCGGAGGCAAATATGTTTCAAACACGTGCTGACGATGCTCGAAGGGAAGCTGAAGCACTGAAGCGTATTTCAACCAAAAAAGATGAGATGATCGAAGAAGAGTACAAGAGCAGGATCGCGAAACTGCGTCTGTCAGAAGCTGAGGAAATGCAAAAACAAAAGATGGAGGAGCTCCAAGCTCTGGACCGAGTGTATCAAGAATATTTCAACATGAGAATCAGAATGGAATCAGACATCAAAGACCTTCTGTTGAAAATGGAAGCAACAAGAAGGAACCTTCCAACGTGA